From Vibrio aerogenes, a single genomic window includes:
- the rpoE gene encoding RNA polymerase sigma factor RpoE — translation MHEQLTDQVLIERIQNGDKQAFNLLVTKYQNKVCNLIARYVNNSGDVADVAQETFIKAYRAIPSFRGESAFYTWLYRIAVNTAKNYIVAQSRRPPANDIDAEDAEYYENDNILKEISNPENITLSKELKRAVFAAIDALPEDLKTAMTLRELDGLSYEEIAAVMDCPVGTVRSRIFRAREAVEKRISSLL, via the coding sequence ATGCACGAGCAGTTAACCGATCAAGTATTGATTGAGCGAATTCAAAATGGCGATAAACAGGCATTTAACCTATTGGTCACGAAGTACCAAAATAAGGTTTGTAACCTGATTGCAAGGTATGTGAATAATTCAGGAGATGTCGCTGATGTTGCCCAGGAAACATTTATTAAGGCATACAGAGCTATTCCTTCGTTTCGCGGAGAAAGTGCTTTTTACACCTGGCTCTACCGGATTGCTGTAAATACTGCTAAGAATTATATAGTTGCACAGAGTCGGAGGCCTCCTGCAAATGATATTGATGCAGAAGATGCTGAATATTACGAGAACGACAATATTCTGAAAGAAATATCGAACCCCGAAAACATTACGTTGTCCAAGGAATTGAAGCGTGCTGTTTTTGCGGCGATAGATGCATTACCAGAAGATTTAAAGACCGCAATGACGTTAAGAGAACTCGATGGTCTGAGTTATGAAGAAATTGCTGCGGTGATGGATTGTCCTGTTGGAACAGTACGGTCCCGGATTTTTCGAGCACGGGAGGCAGTAGAAAAGCGGATTAGTTCGCTTTTGTAG
- a CDS encoding sigma-E factor negative regulatory protein — translation MADKEKISALMDGELIDKALINELSGDQDGLKVWRNYHVIGDVMRGDSLHSEWDIAEQVSVALEKEPVHYQFDKTEKTEHLDITFAESQPSPAQARKQLPAWLGQLGQVAIAACVSLAVVVGVQQYGGSDTSNIAGHEQQPPVLQTIPLAGTAEPVSLTRESVQKHESEKRYQTETNVQEQRRRINAMLQDYELQLKLNSENSNHSSGH, via the coding sequence ATGGCTGATAAAGAAAAAATTTCGGCGCTCATGGATGGAGAACTGATCGATAAAGCGTTAATCAACGAGTTATCAGGTGATCAGGACGGGTTGAAAGTATGGCGTAATTACCATGTCATTGGTGATGTGATGCGCGGGGATTCGCTCCATAGTGAATGGGACATTGCTGAGCAGGTCTCTGTCGCACTGGAAAAAGAACCGGTACATTACCAGTTTGATAAGACTGAGAAAACAGAACATTTAGACATCACTTTTGCTGAGTCTCAGCCTTCGCCGGCACAAGCCCGAAAACAGCTTCCTGCGTGGTTGGGTCAGTTAGGACAAGTTGCCATTGCGGCTTGTGTTTCTCTGGCTGTTGTTGTCGGGGTACAGCAATATGGTGGGAGTGATACTTCAAATATTGCGGGTCATGAACAACAGCCTCCTGTACTGCAGACCATTCCACTTGCAGGGACTGCTGAACCGGTAAGTCTGACTCGGGAGTCTGTTCAAAAACATGAGTCTGAGAAACGGTATCAAACTGAAACAAATGTTCAGGAGCAGCGTCGCCGTATTAATGCAATGCTGCAGGATTATGAACTTCAGTTAAAATTAAATAGTGAAAATTCTAATCATTCTAGTGGTCACTAA
- the rseB gene encoding sigma-E factor regulatory protein RseB — MKKFLVSVVALFSLSTSMAFADDLSAEALLLQMNRASQELNYELSYILIKKNGIEPLLYRHAVSESESLAHLIYLSGPVREVIRRGSEVSYIEPGIEPFTIESGQMVAPVIPLLNSNIQHLSHFYDYVKIGRGREAGTSCLVVRVVPKDGLRYSYVLWVDERSHLPLRADLVDRDGEILEQYRTISYSVSDKLIAVMNNLKKVQLPGVLSLPENKMKKSFWQVTWVPAGFVAKELNRYRMAVTKKVVESQLFSDGLFSFSVYISDKDNYSLKNQLIRQGRRTLHSLVIGHNEISVIGDIPPETAKRIAKSVAFQKTGVKSP, encoded by the coding sequence ATGAAAAAATTTCTGGTCAGTGTTGTTGCGCTGTTCAGCTTGAGTACATCGATGGCCTTTGCTGATGATTTGTCAGCAGAGGCTTTGTTACTTCAGATGAATCGCGCCAGTCAAGAACTTAATTACGAACTTTCCTATATTCTGATCAAAAAGAATGGTATTGAGCCATTGCTTTATCGTCATGCTGTGAGTGAATCAGAATCCCTGGCACATTTAATTTATTTAAGTGGTCCTGTCCGGGAAGTCATTCGTCGTGGAAGCGAAGTCAGCTATATTGAACCCGGAATTGAACCCTTCACCATTGAATCCGGTCAAATGGTGGCGCCGGTCATTCCTTTACTAAACAGCAACATTCAACACCTGAGTCATTTCTATGATTATGTGAAAATAGGGCGGGGCAGAGAAGCGGGTACGTCTTGTCTGGTTGTGCGCGTCGTTCCTAAAGACGGTTTGCGCTATTCGTATGTGCTCTGGGTCGATGAAAGAAGCCATTTACCTTTGAGGGCCGATTTAGTTGACCGCGATGGTGAGATATTAGAGCAGTACCGGACAATTTCTTATTCTGTCAGCGATAAACTTATTGCTGTGATGAATAATCTGAAAAAAGTCCAGCTACCCGGTGTTTTATCTTTGCCGGAAAATAAAATGAAGAAAAGTTTCTGGCAGGTGACGTGGGTCCCGGCTGGATTCGTTGCAAAAGAATTGAATCGTTATCGTATGGCGGTGACGAAAAAGGTGGTCGAAAGCCAGCTATTCTCTGATGGTTTATTTAGTTTCTCTGTCTATATTTCAGATAAGGATAATTATTCTCTGAAGAATCAGTTGATTCGGCAAGGAAGAAGAACATTGCATAGTCTGGTAATTGGTCATAATGAAATATCTGTGATTGGTGATATACCACCGGAGACTGCAAAACGAATCGCGAAATCTGTCGCATTTCAAAAGACAGGAGTGAAGTCGCCATGA
- a CDS encoding SoxR reducing system RseC family protein, with product MMTALATVSDVHPSKNGYEVKLRCEQQTSCSHCASSSSCGTGVVSKAVGNKSLSWSLETQQKLEPGQMVEIGLPEKSLLQSALIVYLFPLLMLITGTFAGEFIVSPFFHHSEPSVILTSVGFIVSGVFLSRLMSKRLEARTLNEVTLLRVLGESIL from the coding sequence ATGATGACTGCTTTGGCAACAGTTTCTGATGTTCATCCCTCAAAAAATGGATATGAGGTGAAACTGCGTTGTGAACAGCAAACAAGCTGTAGCCATTGTGCATCTTCTTCAAGCTGTGGTACCGGTGTCGTATCTAAAGCTGTTGGCAACAAGAGTCTGAGCTGGTCTCTGGAAACTCAGCAAAAGCTTGAACCAGGCCAAATGGTGGAGATTGGCTTACCTGAGAAAAGTTTATTACAATCTGCGTTGATCGTTTATCTTTTTCCCCTGCTGATGCTGATTACCGGGACTTTTGCAGGGGAATTTATTGTCTCGCCATTTTTTCATCATAGTGAGCCCTCCGTTATTCTGACATCGGTCGGTTTTATTGTTTCCGGTGTATTTCTTTCGAGATTAATGTCAAAGCGACTTGAAGCACGAACCCTGAATGAAGTGACCTTGCTGCGTGTTTTGGGGGAATCTATTCTGTAA
- the lepA gene encoding translation elongation factor 4 produces MKHIRNFSIIAHIDHGKSTLSDRLIQVCGGLSDREMAEQVLDSMDLERERGITIKAQSVTLNYKAKDGETYQLNFIDTPGHVDFSYEVSRSLAACEGALLVVDAGQGVEAQTLANCYTAIEMDLEVVPILNKIDLPAAEPERVAEEIEDIVGIDAIDAVKCSAKTGVGVEDVLEKIVSDIPPPEGDENSTLQALIIDSWFDNYLGVVSLVRIKNGVLKKNDKIKVMSTGQIWGVDRLGIFTPKQEDTTALKTGEVGWVVCGIKDILGAPVGDTLTLAKNGCETALPGFQKVKPQVYAGLFPVSSDDYENFRDALGKLSLNDASLFYEPETSAALGFGFRCGFLGMLHMEIIQERLEREYDLDLITTAPTVVYEVENTDGSTIYVDSPAKLPAVNDIHEIREPISRCNILVPSDYLGNVITLCVEKRGVQVDMVYHGNQVALTYDIPMAEVVLDFFDRLKSTSRGYASLDYSFQRFEASDMVRVDVMLNGDRVDALAIITHKEQAQSRGRLLVEKMKEFIPRQMFDIAIQAAIGNHIIARSTVKQLRKNVLAKCYGGDVSRKKKLLKKQKEGKKRMKQIGNVELPQEAFLAILHVGKD; encoded by the coding sequence ATGAAGCACATTCGCAACTTTTCGATTATCGCCCATATTGATCATGGAAAATCAACCCTGTCTGATCGCTTGATTCAGGTTTGTGGTGGTTTGAGTGATCGTGAAATGGCCGAGCAGGTTCTTGATTCGATGGATCTGGAGCGGGAACGTGGTATCACTATTAAAGCACAGAGTGTGACACTGAACTACAAAGCTAAAGATGGTGAAACCTATCAGCTCAATTTCATTGATACACCGGGACATGTGGATTTTTCATATGAAGTTTCCCGTTCTCTGGCTGCTTGTGAAGGTGCTTTGCTGGTGGTCGATGCCGGACAGGGAGTTGAAGCTCAGACGCTGGCGAACTGTTATACGGCAATCGAAATGGATCTGGAAGTTGTTCCGATTCTGAATAAGATTGATTTGCCTGCCGCTGAACCGGAACGTGTTGCTGAAGAAATTGAAGATATCGTTGGGATTGATGCAATTGACGCGGTGAAATGTTCTGCGAAAACCGGCGTCGGTGTAGAAGATGTGCTGGAGAAGATTGTTTCGGACATACCACCGCCTGAAGGTGATGAAAACAGTACGCTGCAAGCTTTAATTATTGATTCCTGGTTTGATAATTATCTGGGTGTTGTTTCTTTGGTACGGATTAAAAATGGTGTGCTGAAGAAAAATGACAAAATTAAGGTGATGAGTACAGGTCAGATCTGGGGCGTTGATCGTTTGGGTATATTTACGCCTAAACAAGAAGATACAACAGCGCTGAAAACCGGTGAAGTGGGTTGGGTTGTCTGTGGAATCAAAGATATTCTTGGTGCGCCAGTCGGTGATACGCTGACGTTAGCCAAAAATGGTTGTGAAACGGCATTACCCGGATTTCAGAAAGTTAAACCTCAGGTTTACGCTGGCTTGTTTCCTGTCTCTTCGGATGATTATGAAAACTTCCGGGATGCTCTGGGTAAGCTGAGCCTGAATGATGCTTCACTATTTTATGAGCCTGAAACGTCTGCTGCGCTTGGGTTTGGTTTCCGTTGTGGTTTCCTTGGCATGTTGCACATGGAAATTATTCAGGAGCGGCTGGAACGTGAATACGATCTGGATCTAATTACCACGGCGCCGACGGTTGTCTATGAAGTTGAAAATACAGACGGTTCAACAATTTATGTTGATAGCCCGGCAAAGCTGCCAGCTGTGAATGATATTCATGAAATTCGTGAACCGATTTCCCGCTGTAATATCTTAGTGCCGTCTGATTATCTGGGGAATGTGATTACTCTCTGTGTTGAAAAACGCGGTGTTCAGGTCGATATGGTTTATCACGGTAATCAGGTTGCTCTGACTTATGATATACCAATGGCTGAAGTGGTACTGGACTTCTTTGATCGTCTGAAATCTACATCCCGTGGTTATGCGTCACTTGATTATTCTTTCCAGCGATTTGAAGCGTCAGACATGGTGCGCGTTGATGTCATGCTCAATGGTGATCGTGTGGATGCGCTGGCAATCATTACACATAAAGAACAGGCGCAATCACGTGGTCGTCTGCTGGTCGAAAAAATGAAAGAGTTCATTCCGCGCCAAATGTTTGATATTGCGATTCAGGCTGCAATCGGAAATCACATTATTGCCCGTTCGACTGTGAAGCAGTTAAGAAAGAATGTATTAGCAAAATGTTATGGCGGTGATGTAAGCCGTAAGAAAAAACTGTTGAAGAAACAGAAAGAAGGTAAAAAGCGCATGAAGCAAATCGGTAATGTTGAATTACCTCAGGAAGCATTCCTGGCTATTTTACACGTTGGTAAAGATTAA
- the lepB gene encoding signal peptidase I yields MANTFSLILVLVTIVTGIIWALEKWVWAKKRQLKFAELQAQTNDLDTSLEDKVLPQPWWVENSVSIFPVIALVLVIRSFIFEPFQIPSGSMKPTLLVGDFILVEKFAYGLKDPVMHSTIVKTGKPERGDIAVFRYPPNPSVDYIKRVVGLPGDIVRYSNEKQLCIQPRNESVCKPVPLSDVQKSNLGVNGMPLLQLSEKLGDVDHHILINPWRPVHPQDYQPRPGVSEWIVPEGHYFMMGDNRDNSADSRYWGFVPERNLVGKAVAIWISFEFNRDADSSLPSWIPTNVRFNRVGRIH; encoded by the coding sequence ATGGCGAATACATTTTCACTGATTTTAGTTTTGGTCACTATAGTTACCGGTATTATCTGGGCGCTTGAAAAGTGGGTTTGGGCTAAGAAACGTCAGCTAAAATTTGCTGAGCTCCAGGCTCAGACAAATGACCTGGATACCTCTCTGGAAGATAAAGTTTTGCCTCAGCCCTGGTGGGTTGAAAACAGTGTTTCAATTTTTCCGGTGATTGCATTGGTCTTAGTGATCCGGTCGTTTATTTTTGAGCCGTTTCAGATTCCATCAGGCTCAATGAAGCCAACCTTGCTGGTCGGGGATTTTATTCTGGTTGAAAAGTTTGCTTATGGGCTGAAAGATCCGGTCATGCATTCAACAATTGTTAAAACCGGAAAGCCTGAGCGTGGTGATATTGCGGTTTTCCGCTATCCGCCGAACCCTTCTGTTGATTATATCAAGCGGGTTGTTGGATTACCGGGTGATATCGTCCGTTACAGTAATGAGAAGCAGTTGTGTATTCAGCCTCGTAATGAATCAGTCTGTAAGCCTGTGCCGTTGTCTGATGTACAGAAAAGTAATCTGGGTGTTAATGGCATGCCATTACTTCAGCTCAGTGAAAAGCTGGGTGATGTTGATCACCATATTTTGATTAATCCATGGCGGCCCGTTCATCCTCAGGATTATCAGCCCCGTCCGGGTGTCAGTGAGTGGATTGTTCCTGAAGGTCATTATTTCATGATGGGTGATAACCGGGACAATAGTGCAGACAGCCGCTATTGGGGGTTTGTGCCTGAGCGCAATCTGGTCGGAAAAGCTGTTGCTATCTGGATTAGTTTTGA